The stretch of DNA GATGGAGTTGCTTACATTTGCACTATAAAGCAATGTTCCCGCTCCACTTGAAGTACCTTGCCCATAAATATGAATCGCACATGCATCTGGTCGTTCTACTATAAAAAACTCTACTTCTTCTAGGTTTTTACCCTGAAAAGCCGTTGTCACACTTACAGGAAAACGAGCCGCTGCCTCATAAGTCCCTACATCCAAAAAAGGAGCAGTGACATTTTCTCCATCATAATGCAAATCCGCATCTATCGTATTCTCATCCTGGCAAGCCATAAAAGAAAGGGCATAAAGGAATAAAAAGAAAGTTATTTTTTTCATTCTTCGATTTTTTACTATCAACGAAATGTCAAAGTAAATAGTTGTACTCAATTTTGAAAAAAATCGGTTTAAAAATTTACACTTCACTTCAAAAAAACAATGATAATCAACCTATTAATTCAAAAGTTCTTAGCTTCCAACATTAAAAACAAGTATTTTTTGGTTCGATTTCCGTCTTTTTATACTCTAATTTTGAAGAATAATCAGTCACTCATTATTTCTTAAACTTCTTAAACCCCCTTTAGTTATGTTCCAAAAAATCATCTTACAGCCATTAGCTATCTTCTCCATGTTTGTATTTCTTTTTATTTGTTGGGCTGCCACTTGCCATGCCCAAACCTACATTTCGGATATTAAAACATGCACACAATCAATTGATAAACAATGTCTAAATGACCAAACAAATTTCCATACAACAAGCCCAATGCTGTATGCTAGCTGCAAAATTCACAATGCCGACCTTAGCACCATCATCCAATTTTCGTGGTATTATACTTCTGGCGATAGAATATTGATTGACCAAGTAAACATCAACCTAAGTGATATTGGTGTCGGTACATTCCACAACCTCCAATCCCACTTATCAAAACCAAATAATGATTGGCCCATTGGTAATTACGAAGTTGTGATTCAAACCAACCTTAAAAATCTTCTTCCTGTTACTAAAAAATTTGAAATAGTAGCAAAAGAAACTATCCAAAATACTGCCCCCACCAGAACAGCCATCAAAACACCTTTACCAAGCCCTTCAACAACAACGTCTTCTGCTTCTGCAAAAATCAGCAATTTGAGCATGTGCGAAAATCTAAATGGTCAAGGGCTTTGCAATCAAGATCACCCTATTTTAGCAGCCTCTGCTCCTACCTTCAATGTAAGCTGTCAATTGCATGATGTTCCCAATACAACACAAGTAAGTTTTTCATGGTATGGTTTTTTCAATGGTGAGCGTTATTTGATAGATATTGCCAAGGTAAATCTCGCCAATTTAGACACGGCAGACACCTACGATCTTCACTCCAACTTGACCCGATCCAATGATGTATGGCCAGTTGGACAATACGAAATCGTAGTGGAATCCAATCACCCATCTATTCCCGTGAGTCGCAAACAATTCAGCGTTCAGTAGATTTAGTCTTCTAAATACTAAGAAAAGCATTTAAAGGTTGTTTTTATACCTCGCCAAAACTTGGTTCCCACTGTACAGCCGAAATTTCTGCATTTTCGTATTCGATACGTGCAGTAAAATTCACTTCTTTCCCATCCTCATTTCGGGTAGCTTTCACATTGTAATGGACAGCCTCTTTTTCATAAACAGGCTGTCTTTCTGCTTCAACATATTTGAAATCATAGTATTTAAGTTGAGTATCCAAATAGGCTTGCTCTTCATCGTAGCCCATATCTCCCACCACAAAATAGCGGTAAACAACGAATCCAATGCCACAGAAAATGACAGTCAATATCCAAAAAAACGGATCAGAAAGAATTTTAAAAAATTGTTGAAATATCATACAGAATAAAATGATAACTAATCAGAAAAGAGAATCAATGAAACATTAATAGAGTGCAAAATTACTCAAATAACAGCAATTTTTTACATTAGTTCAAAACAACTCGTTAGTGAATTTTTACGTTTCTATACATAGAAAACAACTGAAAGAGAAAACGTTATTTACTTCAATCTGCAAAAACAATTGAAAAATGAAAAAACCATTACTTCTTTGCTTATTTCTTACTGCTGTATTATTTAGCTGCGACACCGATTTCAAAGAAGATTTTACAGTAGATTCCATTGGAAACGTTGGCATATTGGAAGATACAGGAGGTGAAAACTATGACGCAATAGTTGAAAATCCTTTTGTACTTACAACAGAAGAAAGCACTTCTACCTTTTCGATAGATGCTGATGGAGGAGCGTATGCCAATGTTCGCCGTTATTTGAATGATGGTATTTTACCTCCTCCCAATGCGGTGAGAACCGAAGAATTGATCAACTATTTTGAATACGACTATCCAGAACCCACTTTGGAGGATCCACATCCATTGGCAATAGTGACCGAAGTAGGAGCCTGTCCGTGGACACCTGCTCACAAACTAATCAAGATTGGAATCAAGGGCAAAAATATTCCAACCGAAAATTTACCTCCTGCCAATATGGTTTTTCTGATTGATGTATCTGGTTCAATGAGTGCCTCTAATAAACTTCCTCTGCTGAAAGAAGGCTTCAAACTGTTGGCAGAAGAACTGCGAGCAGAAGACAATGTAGCCATTGTGACCTATGCTGGTAAAGCAGGTGTTGCGCTACCTTCAACAAGTGGTTCACAAAAATCAAAAATCATCAAAGCCATTGACGAATTGGGTGCTGGCGGAAGTACGGCTGGTTCAGAAGGTATTTTGACTGCTTACGAAATAGCAGAGGAAAACTTTGTAGTTGGCGGCAACAATCGGGTTCTTTTAGCTTCAGATGGTGACTTCAATGTGGGTATTACCAGCAAAGAGGACTTAATCAAACTGATTGAAGAACAACGTGAAAAAGGAATATTTTTAACCACACTTGGATTTGGTTCTGGCAATTTGAACGATGCAAACATGGAACAACTTGCCAATAACGGAAACGGAACTTATGAATATATTGACGACATTAGCCAAGCCCGAAAAGTATTTGTGGAAGAATTTGGCAAACTTTATACGGTGGCGAAAGATGTGAAGGTGCAGATAGATTTTGACCCAATTTTGGTGAAAAAATATAGGCTGATTGGCTACGAAAATCGAGTTTTGGACAACCAGGATTTTGAAGACGACAAAAAAGATGCGGGAGAATTGGGTTCCAATCAAACCGTTACCGCTTTTTATGAAGTCGAATTGATACCAAGAACCTCTTACCTCGGAATTGTGCCTCTCAATGTTCGATTCCGCTACAAATTGCCCGATAGTGATGTCAGTGAGTTGATGGTAATCAAAGCAATTGACTACGAAAAAGAATGGGAAGAAGGTTCTGAAAATTATCGTTTTGCAGCTTCAGTTGCCTCCTTCAGTTTACTCCTCAGAGATTCTCAATACAAAGGAGAAACATCTTATGACCGAATACTTGAATGGGCGAGTGATGCTACCAATTATGACCCCAACGGTTATAGATTCGATTTTTTAGACTTGATAGAAAAAGCCAAAAAGCTATAATCTAGTAGATTTTGGACACAAGAGGAAAGATGTAAGAACTAAAAACTTAATTACCAATCCTCTATATCTCGCATTTTGATTACTACTTCTTTCGTCCAAAGTCTATATTTATCTTTGAAGTCTTTTATTTTTACTATTTTCTAAGAAAAATTATCTTTGTAGCATTATCAGATAACTGAACTGAAACGCAATTACCAAAGATGGCATCTTTATTCTCCCTTCAACGTAAATTATTGTTTTTGTTGCTAATAGGTTTGTCTTTTACTGACAACTTTGCACAGAGTTTTGAAAATAGCCAGTTGCAATACACTCGTGTACGCACTGCAAAAAATGATAAAGAATATAAACTAAGACAAAAATTTGAAGCCCGTGGATTGCCCTACCCTCCTACAGAAGTGTATTTCAGAGCCTTCAAAAAAGAAGGAGTCCTAGAAATATGGGTAAAAGGTTGGGACGGCAGATTCAAGAAGTTTGACGACTATACTTCATGTGCATCTTCGGGTGATTTGGGGCCTAAACGTCGTCAAGGGGACGAGCAGGTTCCAGAAGGGTTTTATTACATTAATAAATTCAATCCACAAAGCAATTATTACCTTTCCTTGGGTATTGACTACCCAAATCAAGCAGACCGAATCAACAGTCACAGCGGTAATTTGGGGGGAAGTATTTACATACATGGTAGCTGCAAAACAATAGGCTGCATTCCCCTAACTAATGAAGGCATCAAAGAAGTATATCTACTGGCGGTGAAGGCCAAAAATAGTGGTCAGGGCAACATCCCCATTCACATATTTCCCTTCAAATTCAACAATATCTTGTATGCTCAAAAGGAAAAAGACAAACGTTCTTATGATTATCCGCTCCTCCGCTTTTGGGAAAACTTGAAGCAGGGTTATGATTATTTTGAAAACAACAAAGTCGTTCCACGGGTATCAGTAAACTCAGATGGAAGTTATGCTTTTTATTAGATTGTGAAACTTGACATAAAAAACGAAAGACATAAGATAATCCTAATGAAGTCTTATGTCTTTCGTTCAACATTTTTAGTCTAAAATTCTTTACTTCAATCTATTACTCCGCCACATATGTTTCTTTTGCAGCCCTTGCAGGAGAAAAAGAAGCAGCCCCAGCATTTTCTGCATAGATGTAATACTCTAATTTTTCGCCATCTTTGGCTTTCTTCAAACTCACTGCAAAAATACCATCTCCTTTTTTGGCATCGTTATTTTTACCATCATCGAATAATTCCGTTGCTTGAAAAACATCTTCGGTATTGTAACGATAATATACCACCACATTTTCCGCCTTTTGGGCTTGTGCAATAATCCAAACATCCTCTGGAGTTTTGGTGCGTGTAAATGAATGTTTGGCCACTTCAATTGTTGGAGCAACTTTAAGAAGTTCTGAATGTTTTTTGAGAAACTGTGTACGAGCAGCCATCAATTCTACAATTCCCAATACGCTTTCTTCTGAAGAAGTATATACTGAGTTTTCCATATTACTTATAAAGTCATTGAAGGAAAAATATTTGTTAACGTCTGCACTTACTTCTTCCTTAACCAACTCGTGTAAATCTCTGATTTGGGTCAAATAAGCATCATTCAAAAAGTTTTCCTCTAAAATGGTTTTTAGATGCGCTATATACATTTTTTGGTAACGAGGATGGTTCAATAATGAACTAATCAATGGTTTGTGCTCATTTTTGGCATGAAGCATCGGGTCTAATTGCTGCAATCCCGCTAAATCAAGCGATGCACCTTCTCCTGTGTTTTTGAAGCTACCGAATGAACGATCCAAATCCCATAAAATAGGCACAAACTGACCATTGTCTTTTTGATACAAATAATAATTGTGTTCCAATTTGCCAAGATAACTACTCAAATTGACCAGTACATTGTTCATTGCCAAATACCACAAAGCAGCATCTACATCCAAATATTTTTCGATTTCATTTGGTTTTCCTTCCTTCAATGTTTTCGTCAGTTGAATCAAAGATTTCCAAGCACTTTCATCACCCGATTTTAGTTGGTAATTGGTTTGGTAGCAAGCCACATCTTCTCCCAAATACTCTAAGGATGCACCAGAAGTTTTCAAGCATCCCTCCATAGTTTCAGCTTCCCAATTTGGGTCTGCTTTGAAAAGAACCTCACTGTCACCTGCAAAATGTTTTTTCAAAAATGCTTTATTCACAGCTTCAATATTGACATAAAGTCCCAAGGAAACCTCATTGATGCTCAATTTTGCATAGTTGGCCTGCGGTACATCCATGTATTTTCCTGCAATAGAATAGCTCATGACTTCCCTCAAAAAACTGGGGTCTGCAATGGCATTGGCGAGCTTCAATGTTTTGTAACCCTGATAGTTGGCTTCATCATCCGCTTGATTGAGGTCAATATTGAAAGGATTCTTAATTCTATCAGAATTGAAAGAACTGCTCCCTCGATAGATAATGGCAGCACTTTTAATCATTTCACCATTGATATTGATGGCTGCACTGAGAGAAGCTCCTTCTTGACTCAGTTTGAGAGAGTCTAATACGCTGTCCCAACTTTTGACTGGAAAGATGACATGCACATCCTGAATTTTGTCCAGCCCATAAAAATTTTGGGCAAAAGTGAGGGGAGATAACAGCAGAAAAGTTAAGAGTAAAAAACTTAATTTCTTCATCATCGGAAAGTGTATTTATGTTTTTATTGAATCTAAAAAATTTAATTGATATTCTATGATTTTTGATAATATGTGGTTAGAGAGTGGAAGAAAAAGACAGATAAAGGTAAGGTTTTTATCAAAAAATGCCATTTTACATGGTTAATCACTGTTAAAAGTAGGTTAATACAATATTTCCCAAAAAAGAACCTTTATCTTTGCGCACATTTTTTTATGGAAAAATTCATCAAATGAAACACCCATTTTTATTGATTGTCTTGTTATTAGTTTATTGCAATGTATTTGGAGATGTAAACAATACCTCCTCCGAAAATGGCTATAAATTTTCTTTAAACTTGAACGAGGTCGAAAATGACGAACTTATGGTAAGCCTTATTGCGCCTACTATCCAAGAAAAAGTCATTACTTATTATATCCCAAAAATCATTCCCGGAACCTATAGTATCTCTGACTTTGGGCGTTTTGTTCATAAATTCAAGGCTTTTGAAAAGAATGGCAAACAATTGAAAGTGAAACGTCTCAATGACAATAGCTGGCAAATAAAAAAAGCCAATAAAATACACAAAATTACGTATTGGGTAGAGGATACTTTTGATGCCGATATGGGCGACAATCAGATTTATCCAATGTCAGGAACGAATATCGAAGATAAGAAAAACATGGTAATAAATACCCACGGTTTCTTTGGCTATTTTGAAGGAATGAAAAATTTGCCGTATGAATTGAGTGTTACCCATCCCGAAAATTTCTATGGCAGCACAGGATTGATTCCAAAAGAGGTATCCAAAGATAAAGATGTATATTTGGTAGAAGATTATATGCGTTTGGCAGATTCACCGATGATGTACAACGAACCTGATACAACGATTGTAAAAGTAGCGGATACCGAAGTTTTGGTGTCGGTCTATTCTCCTACAAAAATAATCGAGTCTGGCTATTTAGCAGAAGGAATCAAAGAATTATTGATGGCACAAAAAGAGTATTTGGGAGGCGAACTACCTGTAAAAAAATATGCTTTCATTATGTATTTTGTCGAGCCTTTCAATGCAGCACCTATTCAAGGGGCTTTGGAACATTCGTACTCTTCATTTTATTACCTCCCCGAATACCCTCAAACTCTGGTTATGCCTTTCATCAGGGATATTGCAGCCCATGAGTTCTTCCATATTGTGAGTCCACTCAATATCCATTCAGAAGAAATTCAATACTTTGACTACAATACAGCAAAACTTTCCAAACACCTCTGGTTATATGAAGGTAATACCGAATATTTTGCCAGCAATGTTCAAGTAAAATATGGTTTGATAGAACCAGAAGCATACTTTGATGTCCTTCGTAGTAAAATTATCAATTCCCAAAACAACTACGATGACCACCTTCCTTTCACCGAAATGAGCAAGTATTGTGCAGACAAATACGCTGATCAATACCAAAATGTGTATGAGAAAGGCGCACTTATCAGTATGTCGCTCGACCTACTTTTGTTGAATCTATCTGAAGGCGAATATGGTATGCAAGATTTGATTGCAGATTTGTCGAAAAAATATGGGAAGGACAAACCTTTCAAAGACGATGAACTTTTTGACGAAATTGTAGAAATGACTTACCCAGAAGTAAAAGACTTTTTTGAGCGGTATGTGGCAGGTCCTGAATCACTTCCTTTAGAAAAATCGTTTGCCTATGCAGGGGTTAGTTACAAACCCGAAGCAAATTACAATGACTATTCTTTTGGCAATGTGACCTTGAGTTTCAACCCAGAAACCGAGCGTTTGTTGGTAGATGACACCGAAAATATGAACGCATTGGGCAAACAATTGGGCTATATGAAAGGAGATGAAATTGTGAAAATGAATGGACAAGAGGTGCCTAAGTCAGACGGTATTCGAGAGTTTATTTATTCCTTCAAAGAAGGATTAGAAGAAGGCAAAGAATTTTCTATTACTGTTTTGCGTCCAAACGAGGATGGTGAATCAGAAGAAGTAGTACTGAAAGGAAATGCCATGAAAGTGGAGCGCACTGCTCTACACGAAATTAAGTTTATGGAGACACCTAGTTCTCGGCAAATGAAAGTCAGAAATGCGTGGTTAAGAGCTTTTGTCACCCCAATGGATGCGCCTGCTTACCGTGCGACTTCAGAAGAAGTTGGCTCTATTGAAGGAATTACTGCCGCTTTATACAATGTGATTTCAGGCCCTGCTGGTCAGCGCAATTGGAGCAGATTGAAGGCACTTTGCAAACCTACCGCACAGTTCAATGCACTTGTTCCAACACAAGAAGGCGATAAAATTTACCAAACCCTTTCATTGGAAGAATACATTGGAAAAGCTGATCCTTTTTTCTTAGAATCAGGTTTTTATGAGGTAGAAACAGGGCAAGTCGTGGAAGAATTCAATGGCATAGCTCAGGTGTTTAGTAGCTACGAAACCCGTACAGAACAGGATGGAGAACCTTTTACAAAGGGTATCAACAGCATTCAATTGGTCTATGATCAAGGTCGTTGGTGGATCGTCAATATTTTGTGGGGAACAGCTACGGATGAACACAAAATCCCAAAGAAATATTTGAAGAGTGGGAAATAAATCACAGCTTTTGTAGATTAGTGCCTGAACGGAAACTCTCAATCATTTGACTATCAAAACATAACTAATTGTTTAAACAAGCGAACTTTTTGCCTATATTTCACGAAGATTCTATATTCTTGTAATAACTTGTTCCTAATTCATTAGGAATTTATTGAAGGTATTGGTATTCTTGAAAATCCAAAAAAGTTCAAATGATTTTTTGCATCCAATAGTTTGACTGTGAACTCCTTGCAAGATTCCGTTCAGACACTAGATTATACAAAGCTCGCTGATTATTAAATTGTTTACCAACCCATTTTACTCCTGTGAAATGCAAGGATTTTTTTGCAATATTAACAATTCCTTCACCTAAAGGCAATCATCGCTTGACTTTACAACTTTACCTTTGTGGCGTAATATTAATTGTCATAAGTGTTTGAATTTATTTTATTAGTGTAAAGTCTTTTCATAATCGATGATTGCCCTTTGCTGTGAAGCGAAGGGCTTTTTTATCACAGGTTCTGCAAAGATATTCAAATCAAATCCTGCCCCACTCCCATTTCGCACGCCTTTTGGTAAATTTGTTCTGCAACCATCACATCAAACAGTGCCATGCCCACCGATTTATAGCAAGTCGTTGAAGCTTCTGCAACTATGGTTTTTCCTTCAATCACCTGACCCAACCTTTTCACTTGTTCCTTTTGCAGCCAATTTTCTGCAATAGGTGTTGCCAAATCTCCACATTCCTGCAATGCATATGTGGTATCGGTATAAATCTCTTTCAAAAGCGAAAAAAGTGCTTGGGGAAATTCCCGCATATTGGGTTTGTAAGAACCAATCCCGATATAATGTTTCTCCTTCAATAACTCCGCATCATTTGGTAATACAGGATTTTCAGAATTGGTGGAAGTGATTACAATTTTCACATTTTGAAGTAGTTGAATAGTGTTTTCTGCAATATGAATTTTGCTGTTGGGCAGCAATTTTCGAAGCTTTGACTCCGCTTTTTGAAGTTGCTCAACAGAACGGTTGTACAACCAAATATCTCGAATAGGCCGCACCTTTGAAGTAAAAACCGCTTGTTCGATTCCTTGCCTTCCCGTTCCGATGATTCCCAAACTTTGCACCTCCTTTTTCGCCAAATATTTGATACTGACCGCACCAATAGCTGCTGTCCTCAAAGCCGTCAATGTTCCTGCATCCAATATGGCCAAAGGTTCTCCAGTTTTTGCATCATTCAAAATCATCAGGCCTTGAATCGCAGGTAAATTGTGGTGTGTATTGTTCGGAAAAATGCTGACCAACTTAGTGCCGAAACTACTTGCTGTAAAACAAGGCATCAACAAAAGTGTATTTCCATTTCTATCAAAATGAGGGCGTTGCGGCATGAAATAGTTTGTTGTTTCATACAAAACCATCGCTTTTTCTACAGCTGCAATGACTTCAAGTGGAGAAATAGATTGGCGAAGGTGTTCCGAATTGAGGTATTTCATTTGTATCAGTTTTGAGAGTTTAGGGATTAAGGGGCTAGCCTAAAAACGAAAATTGGTGTAAATCTGAATGAAGTTTCTCGTGTGCTTTACCCCAAGGAACTTTTGGAAGCAAAAATAGGTTTTATAAAAACATCCACAACTAATCTTTCTAAAACAATGTGCTATGAATCTAGGCCAGCAAGTTTTCATATTATTGCCCGTCCATGATAGGGCTGCAAATATTGATTTTTTTCAATCTTTGGGCTATATTCGAGTTGCTGATTGTAAGGCAAAACAAAGTTTTAGTGTGCTGACGGATGGCAACACACACCTACTTTTGGACGAAGGATATTTTGGAAGTAAGGGCATTGTGTACTATCAACCACTGATGAACGAAACCTTGGCCACTTTGAAAGATAGAGGCTGTTCGTTTTGTATCAAAAATCACCCCAACCAAGACAGTATTCAGGCTACTTTTGCAGATTCAAATGGCACAAAAATTATTCTCAGCAACCATGCCATTTTTCAAAACCTCCCTCTTCCCGTTTCAGCTTCTTCTGCTCTAAAAATTGGACAATTGGCAGAACTTAGCCTCACTACTCATCAAATGACAGATAGCCTCAACTTTTGGAAAAAGATGGGCTTTTCTT from Chitinophagales bacterium encodes:
- a CDS encoding CotH kinase family protein, which encodes MMKKLSFLLLTFLLLSPLTFAQNFYGLDKIQDVHVIFPVKSWDSVLDSLKLSQEGASLSAAININGEMIKSAAIIYRGSSSFNSDRIKNPFNIDLNQADDEANYQGYKTLKLANAIADPSFLREVMSYSIAGKYMDVPQANYAKLSINEVSLGLYVNIEAVNKAFLKKHFAGDSEVLFKADPNWEAETMEGCLKTSGASLEYLGEDVACYQTNYQLKSGDESAWKSLIQLTKTLKEGKPNEIEKYLDVDAALWYLAMNNVLVNLSSYLGKLEHNYYLYQKDNGQFVPILWDLDRSFGSFKNTGEGASLDLAGLQQLDPMLHAKNEHKPLISSLLNHPRYQKMYIAHLKTILEENFLNDAYLTQIRDLHELVKEEVSADVNKYFSFNDFISNMENSVYTSSEESVLGIVELMAARTQFLKKHSELLKVAPTIEVAKHSFTRTKTPEDVWIIAQAQKAENVVVYYRYNTEDVFQATELFDDGKNNDAKKGDGIFAVSLKKAKDGEKLEYYIYAENAGAASFSPARAAKETYVAE
- a CDS encoding VWA domain-containing protein; its protein translation is MKKPLLLCLFLTAVLFSCDTDFKEDFTVDSIGNVGILEDTGGENYDAIVENPFVLTTEESTSTFSIDADGGAYANVRRYLNDGILPPPNAVRTEELINYFEYDYPEPTLEDPHPLAIVTEVGACPWTPAHKLIKIGIKGKNIPTENLPPANMVFLIDVSGSMSASNKLPLLKEGFKLLAEELRAEDNVAIVTYAGKAGVALPSTSGSQKSKIIKAIDELGAGGSTAGSEGILTAYEIAEENFVVGGNNRVLLASDGDFNVGITSKEDLIKLIEEQREKGIFLTTLGFGSGNLNDANMEQLANNGNGTYEYIDDISQARKVFVEEFGKLYTVAKDVKVQIDFDPILVKKYRLIGYENRVLDNQDFEDDKKDAGELGSNQTVTAFYEVELIPRTSYLGIVPLNVRFRYKLPDSDVSELMVIKAIDYEKEWEEGSENYRFAASVASFSLLLRDSQYKGETSYDRILEWASDATNYDPNGYRFDFLDLIEKAKKL
- a CDS encoding L,D-transpeptidase family protein, yielding MASLFSLQRKLLFLLLIGLSFTDNFAQSFENSQLQYTRVRTAKNDKEYKLRQKFEARGLPYPPTEVYFRAFKKEGVLEIWVKGWDGRFKKFDDYTSCASSGDLGPKRRQGDEQVPEGFYYINKFNPQSNYYLSLGIDYPNQADRINSHSGNLGGSIYIHGSCKTIGCIPLTNEGIKEVYLLAVKAKNSGQGNIPIHIFPFKFNNILYAQKEKDKRSYDYPLLRFWENLKQGYDYFENNKVVPRVSVNSDGSYAFY
- a CDS encoding ornithine cyclodeaminase family protein; this encodes MKYLNSEHLRQSISPLEVIAAVEKAMVLYETTNYFMPQRPHFDRNGNTLLLMPCFTASSFGTKLVSIFPNNTHHNLPAIQGLMILNDAKTGEPLAILDAGTLTALRTAAIGAVSIKYLAKKEVQSLGIIGTGRQGIEQAVFTSKVRPIRDIWLYNRSVEQLQKAESKLRKLLPNSKIHIAENTIQLLQNVKIVITSTNSENPVLPNDAELLKEKHYIGIGSYKPNMREFPQALFSLLKEIYTDTTYALQECGDLATPIAENWLQKEQVKRLGQVIEGKTIVAEASTTCYKSVGMALFDVMVAEQIYQKACEMGVGQDLI
- a CDS encoding peptidase M61; protein product: MKHPFLLIVLLLVYCNVFGDVNNTSSENGYKFSLNLNEVENDELMVSLIAPTIQEKVITYYIPKIIPGTYSISDFGRFVHKFKAFEKNGKQLKVKRLNDNSWQIKKANKIHKITYWVEDTFDADMGDNQIYPMSGTNIEDKKNMVINTHGFFGYFEGMKNLPYELSVTHPENFYGSTGLIPKEVSKDKDVYLVEDYMRLADSPMMYNEPDTTIVKVADTEVLVSVYSPTKIIESGYLAEGIKELLMAQKEYLGGELPVKKYAFIMYFVEPFNAAPIQGALEHSYSSFYYLPEYPQTLVMPFIRDIAAHEFFHIVSPLNIHSEEIQYFDYNTAKLSKHLWLYEGNTEYFASNVQVKYGLIEPEAYFDVLRSKIINSQNNYDDHLPFTEMSKYCADKYADQYQNVYEKGALISMSLDLLLLNLSEGEYGMQDLIADLSKKYGKDKPFKDDELFDEIVEMTYPEVKDFFERYVAGPESLPLEKSFAYAGVSYKPEANYNDYSFGNVTLSFNPETERLLVDDTENMNALGKQLGYMKGDEIVKMNGQEVPKSDGIREFIYSFKEGLEEGKEFSITVLRPNEDGESEEVVLKGNAMKVERTALHEIKFMETPSSRQMKVRNAWLRAFVTPMDAPAYRATSEEVGSIEGITAALYNVISGPAGQRNWSRLKALCKPTAQFNALVPTQEGDKIYQTLSLEEYIGKADPFFLESGFYEVETGQVVEEFNGIAQVFSSYETRTEQDGEPFTKGINSIQLVYDQGRWWIVNILWGTATDEHKIPKKYLKSGK